One window of Papaver somniferum cultivar HN1 chromosome 9, ASM357369v1, whole genome shotgun sequence genomic DNA carries:
- the LOC113310812 gene encoding SAC3 family protein A-like isoform X2, whose amino-acid sequence MMHQGGGNIDAYGHQFDNSLQEKNQVADVNQGQSSVYPSFMLPPPPPLTGSQPAPWAMHRTENSSVDNAVHTNTGYHPEQKTDPPPRNVQDGLNTSSHAAASSTVGVANGTPDYSGYASYSTSNDPYGYGTTGYQNYYYGYQQQANQPYTPQVGGPQNSGAPYQPLTSFQNSGSYAGSASYSSTYYNTGDYQTSGGLASSDYGSQTTQANLWNDASYANYPSHQYSGYTPADSSSARSSSTVAPAADYYEQHYKQQWADYYSQTSSDVTCAPGTENKSTTGASTHGSQIPGVPGGYPISHTQPPPPPPPGTTSWQPQVNSSGTWDPDPSLSGSASWRPESISAATTSWKQEPTSYGTTSWKPEPTPSNTASWRPEPTSSNTTSWRPEPTPSNSTSWKPDPPSTSWKPEPPSSSWTPEPTPSSTTSWRPEPTSTSTMSWRPEPTSSGLPTVQVSQVTGDAYDGYWRQGSAAFQNHHVSHTPSHFQKPLDPNPVPHENSHNIQQTACSQGPTSHFPATHHGAQTYASVLQSGSSMDTRRANKLQIATNPRIAQNVAVGLPKTDKDGSTNDAAAKPAYISVLMSKPGSAASSRGPADSVLKPGAFPVSLRAYVERALSRCKDDLQKAACQNIMKEMITRTSSDGTLFTKDWDTEPLFPLPEMAAMSKELQSSSVVSSLPKYKQSPSRRTKSRWEPIAEEKLVEKMPSVTPVSVKSATWNHAKEKDKTVSNGKWESKDNSWTNGKFVPSRQQTPGKSNKRSGKKPRLGGGGFNAAQNNDASDSDKEQGLTAYYSGAAALANHPDEKKKREDRCKRFDRGPRAEMKHFRPKNASATANLYTRKASALVLSKSYEDSESRAVEDIDWDSLTVKGTCQEIEKRYLRLTSAPDPTTVRPENVLEKALLMVQNSQKNYLYKCDQLKSIRQDLTVQRIINVLTVKVYETHARLALEAGDLPEFNQCQSQLQTLYSEGIKGCQMEFSAYSLLCVILHSNNNRDLVASMARLPKEAKKHEAVKHALAVRTAVTSGNYVLFFRLYKAAPNLSTCLMDLYVEKMRFEAVKCMSKSYRPTVPVSFVAQVLGFTSSSQSTEGKIDEKDTDGLEECEEWLKAHGACLNADSGGELQFDTKASSSSLFMPEPEDAVAHGDTSLAVNDFMTRTS is encoded by the exons AAAAACCAGGTTGCAGATGTAAATCAAGGACAGTCATCTGTATATCCATCCTTTATGCtgccacctccaccaccactaacAGGGTCTCAACCTGCGCCATGGGCCATGCACAGGACGGAAAACAGCTCAGTGGATAATGCAGTTCATACGAATACTGGCTATCATCCTGAGCAGAAGACTGATCCTCCACCAAGAAATGTACAAGATGGTTTGAATACTTCATCACATGCTGCAGCTTCATCTACTGTGGGAGTAGCCAATGGAACACCAGATTATTCTGGCTATGCATCGTATTCAACTTCTAACGATCCTTATGGTTATGGAACCACTGGATATCAGAATTACTACTATGGATACCAGCAGCAAGCTAATCAACCGTATACTCCTCAAGTTGGAGGGCCTCAAAACTCAGGTGCTCCTTATCAGCCTCTTACCTCATTTCAGAATTCAGGCTCTTATGCGGGGTCTGCAAGTTATTCAAGCACTTACTACAATACTGGTGATTATCAGACATCTGGAGGGTTAGCAAGCAGCGACTACGGTAGTCAAACAACTCAGGCCAACTTATGGAATGATGCTAGCTATGCAAATTATCCCTCTCATCAGTACTCAGGCTACACACCTGCAGATTCAAGCAGCGCTCGAAGTTCCAGTACTGTAGCTCCTGCTGCTGATTATTATGAACAACACTACAAACAGCAGTGGGCTGATTATTATAGTCAAACTTCATCAGATGTTACTTGTGCTCCTGGAACAGAAAACAAATCCACCACCGGTGCGTCTACTCATGGTTCTCAAATTCCTGGTGTTCCCGGTGGGTATCCTATATCACATACTCAACCACCCCCACCTCCACCCCCTGGCACCACGTCATGGCAACCCCAAGTCAATTCATCTGGCACATGGGATCCTGATCCCAGTTTGTCGGGTTCCGCATCATGGCGACCAGAGTCTATATCAGCTGCGACCACATCTTGGAAACAAGAACCTACGTCATATGGAACTACATCATGGAAACCTGAACCCACACCATCCAACACCGCATCTTGGAGACCTGAACCCACTTCATCTAACACCACATCATGGAGACCTGAACCCACTCCGTCTAACAGCACATCATGGAAACCTGACCCGCCTTCCACATCATGGAAACCTGAGCCACCTTCCTCATCATGGACACCTGAACCAACTCCATCCAGTACCACATCATGGAGACCTGAACCCACTTCAACCAGCACCATGTCATGGAGACCAGAACCCACTTCATCTGGGTTGCCTACTGTGCAG GTGAGTCAAGTAACAGGTGATGCATATGACGGTTACTGGAGACAGGGTTCAGCTGCTTTCCAAAATCATCATGTCAGCCATACTCCATCACATTTCCAGAAACCTTTGGACCCAAATCCAGTTCCACACGAAAATTCCCATAATATTCAGCAGACTGCTTGTTCTCAAGGACCTACTTCACATTTTCCTGCTACACATCATGGTGCTCAGACTTATGCCTCAGTGTTGCAATCTGGTTCTTCAATGGATACACGGCGAGCAAACAAACTGCAGATCGCCACAAATCCCAGAATCGCACAGAACGTGGCCGTAGGCTTGCCGAAAACTGACAAGGATGGCTCCACAAATGATGCAGCAGCAAAACCGGCCTATATCAGTGTTTTGATGTCAAAGCCTGGTTCAGCAGCTTCTTCTCGTGGTCCTGCTGATTCTGTGCTTAAG CCCGGAGCATTCCCTGTATCATTACGTGCTTATGTGGAAAGAGCTTTATCTCGGTGTAAGGATGATTTACAAAAGGCAGCTTGTCAGAATATAATGAAGGAG ATGATTACAAGGACGTCATCTGATGGTACACTTTTCACTAAAGATTGGGATACAGAACCACTTTTCCCATTACCGGAGATGGCCGCAATGAGTAAAGA GTTGCAGAGTTCAAGTGTTGTTTCTTCTTTACCAAAGTACAAACAAAGTCCAAGTAGACGCACCAAAAGTAGGTGGGAGCCAATAGCTGAGGAAAAGTTGGTTGAGAAAATGCCATCTGTTACTCCTGTTTCAGTAAAATCTGCTACCTGGAATCATGCTAAAGAAAAGGACAAAACG GTTTCTAATGGAAAATGGGAGAGCAAGGATAATAGCTGGACTAATGGGAAGTTTGTTCCATCACGTCAGCAAACTCCTGGTAAAAGTAATAAGAGGTCAGGGAAGAAGCCACggcttggtggtggtggttttaaTGCTGCTCAAAATAATGATGCTAGTGATAGTGATAAGGAGCAAGGTTTGACGGCATATTACTCGGGCGCAGCAGCATTAGCAAATCATCCAGATGAGAAGAAAAAGCGGGAGGATCGCTGTAAGCGTTTCGATAGAGGACCTCGAGCAGAGATGAAGCATTTCAGACCAAAAAACGCTTCTGCTACCGCGAACCTGTATACTAGGAAGGCCAGCGCTCTGGTGCTTAGCAAAAGTTATGAAGACAGTGAAAGCAGAGCAGTGGAAGATATTGATTGGGATTCTCTTACTGTGAAGGGAACCTGCCAGGAAATTGAGAAGCGTTACCTGCGCCTTACTTCTGCACCTGATCCAACCACT GTGAGACCAGAGAATGTGCTAGAAAAAGCTCTTCTGATGGTTCAGAATTCTCAAAAGAACTATCTTTACAAATGCGATCAGTTGAAATCAATACGTCAAGATTTGACCGTTCAACGAATTATCAATGTGCTCACAGTCAAG GTATATGAAACTCATGCCCGTTTAGCTCTAGAAGCTGGGGACTTGCCGGAGTTTAATCAG TGCCAATCACAATTACAGACCCTTTACTCAGAAGGAATTAAGGGGTGTCAGATGGAGTTTTCTGCTTACAGCTTACTTTGCGTGATCTTGCACTCTAATAACAACCGAGATCTCGTGGCGTCAATGGCAAG ATTGCCGAAGGAAGCAAAAAAACATGAGGCGGTAAAGCACGCACTTGCAGTCCGCACAGCCGTTACGTCAGGAAATTATGTGCTATTTTTCAGACTTTACAAGGCAGCACCAAACTTGAGTACCTGTCTTATGG ATCTTTATGTTGAGAAGATGCGGTTTGAAGCAGTGAAATGCATGTCGAAATCATATCGCCCTACAGTCCCAGTCAGTTTTGTCGCACAGGTTCTTGGGTTTACCAGTTCGTCGCAATCAACTGAAGGAAAAATTGATGAGAAAGACACTGATGGGTTGGAGGAGTGTGAGGAGTGGTTGAAGGCACATGGTGCGTGCCTTAATGCTGACAGTGGTGGGGAGTTGCAGTTTGATACAAAG GCGTCATCCTCAAGCCTTTTCATGCCAGAACCAGAAGATGCAGTTGCCCATGGAGATACGAGTCTTGCTGTTAACGATTTTATGACTCGGACATCCTAG
- the LOC113310812 gene encoding SAC3 family protein A-like isoform X3: MLPPPPPLTGSQPAPWAMHRTENSSVDNAVHTNTGYHPEQKTDPPPRNVQDGLNTSSHAAASSTVGVANGTPDYSGYASYSTSNDPYGYGTTGYQNYYYGYQQQANQPYTPQVGGPQNSGAPYQPLTSFQNSGSYAGSASYSSTYYNTGDYQTSGGLASSDYGSQTTQANLWNDASYANYPSHQYSGYTPADSSSARSSSTVAPAADYYEQHYKQQWADYYSQTSSDVTCAPGTENKSTTGASTHGSQIPGVPGGYPISHTQPPPPPPPGTTSWQPQVNSSGTWDPDPSLSGSASWRPESISAATTSWKQEPTSYGTTSWKPEPTPSNTASWRPEPTSSNTTSWRPEPTPSNSTSWKPDPPSTSWKPEPPSSSWTPEPTPSSTTSWRPEPTSTSTMSWRPEPTSSGLPTVQQVSQVTGDAYDGYWRQGSAAFQNHHVSHTPSHFQKPLDPNPVPHENSHNIQQTACSQGPTSHFPATHHGAQTYASVLQSGSSMDTRRANKLQIATNPRIAQNVAVGLPKTDKDGSTNDAAAKPAYISVLMSKPGSAASSRGPADSVLKPGAFPVSLRAYVERALSRCKDDLQKAACQNIMKEMITRTSSDGTLFTKDWDTEPLFPLPEMAAMSKELQSSSVVSSLPKYKQSPSRRTKSRWEPIAEEKLVEKMPSVTPVSVKSATWNHAKEKDKTVSNGKWESKDNSWTNGKFVPSRQQTPGKSNKRSGKKPRLGGGGFNAAQNNDASDSDKEQGLTAYYSGAAALANHPDEKKKREDRCKRFDRGPRAEMKHFRPKNASATANLYTRKASALVLSKSYEDSESRAVEDIDWDSLTVKGTCQEIEKRYLRLTSAPDPTTVRPENVLEKALLMVQNSQKNYLYKCDQLKSIRQDLTVQRIINVLTVKVYETHARLALEAGDLPEFNQCQSQLQTLYSEGIKGCQMEFSAYSLLCVILHSNNNRDLVASMARLPKEAKKHEAVKHALAVRTAVTSGNYVLFFRLYKAAPNLSTCLMDLYVEKMRFEAVKCMSKSYRPTVPVSFVAQVLGFTSSSQSTEGKIDEKDTDGLEECEEWLKAHGACLNADSGGELQFDTKASSSSLFMPEPEDAVAHGDTSLAVNDFMTRTS; the protein is encoded by the exons ATGCtgccacctccaccaccactaacAGGGTCTCAACCTGCGCCATGGGCCATGCACAGGACGGAAAACAGCTCAGTGGATAATGCAGTTCATACGAATACTGGCTATCATCCTGAGCAGAAGACTGATCCTCCACCAAGAAATGTACAAGATGGTTTGAATACTTCATCACATGCTGCAGCTTCATCTACTGTGGGAGTAGCCAATGGAACACCAGATTATTCTGGCTATGCATCGTATTCAACTTCTAACGATCCTTATGGTTATGGAACCACTGGATATCAGAATTACTACTATGGATACCAGCAGCAAGCTAATCAACCGTATACTCCTCAAGTTGGAGGGCCTCAAAACTCAGGTGCTCCTTATCAGCCTCTTACCTCATTTCAGAATTCAGGCTCTTATGCGGGGTCTGCAAGTTATTCAAGCACTTACTACAATACTGGTGATTATCAGACATCTGGAGGGTTAGCAAGCAGCGACTACGGTAGTCAAACAACTCAGGCCAACTTATGGAATGATGCTAGCTATGCAAATTATCCCTCTCATCAGTACTCAGGCTACACACCTGCAGATTCAAGCAGCGCTCGAAGTTCCAGTACTGTAGCTCCTGCTGCTGATTATTATGAACAACACTACAAACAGCAGTGGGCTGATTATTATAGTCAAACTTCATCAGATGTTACTTGTGCTCCTGGAACAGAAAACAAATCCACCACCGGTGCGTCTACTCATGGTTCTCAAATTCCTGGTGTTCCCGGTGGGTATCCTATATCACATACTCAACCACCCCCACCTCCACCCCCTGGCACCACGTCATGGCAACCCCAAGTCAATTCATCTGGCACATGGGATCCTGATCCCAGTTTGTCGGGTTCCGCATCATGGCGACCAGAGTCTATATCAGCTGCGACCACATCTTGGAAACAAGAACCTACGTCATATGGAACTACATCATGGAAACCTGAACCCACACCATCCAACACCGCATCTTGGAGACCTGAACCCACTTCATCTAACACCACATCATGGAGACCTGAACCCACTCCGTCTAACAGCACATCATGGAAACCTGACCCGCCTTCCACATCATGGAAACCTGAGCCACCTTCCTCATCATGGACACCTGAACCAACTCCATCCAGTACCACATCATGGAGACCTGAACCCACTTCAACCAGCACCATGTCATGGAGACCAGAACCCACTTCATCTGGGTTGCCTACTGTGCAG CAGGTGAGTCAAGTAACAGGTGATGCATATGACGGTTACTGGAGACAGGGTTCAGCTGCTTTCCAAAATCATCATGTCAGCCATACTCCATCACATTTCCAGAAACCTTTGGACCCAAATCCAGTTCCACACGAAAATTCCCATAATATTCAGCAGACTGCTTGTTCTCAAGGACCTACTTCACATTTTCCTGCTACACATCATGGTGCTCAGACTTATGCCTCAGTGTTGCAATCTGGTTCTTCAATGGATACACGGCGAGCAAACAAACTGCAGATCGCCACAAATCCCAGAATCGCACAGAACGTGGCCGTAGGCTTGCCGAAAACTGACAAGGATGGCTCCACAAATGATGCAGCAGCAAAACCGGCCTATATCAGTGTTTTGATGTCAAAGCCTGGTTCAGCAGCTTCTTCTCGTGGTCCTGCTGATTCTGTGCTTAAG CCCGGAGCATTCCCTGTATCATTACGTGCTTATGTGGAAAGAGCTTTATCTCGGTGTAAGGATGATTTACAAAAGGCAGCTTGTCAGAATATAATGAAGGAG ATGATTACAAGGACGTCATCTGATGGTACACTTTTCACTAAAGATTGGGATACAGAACCACTTTTCCCATTACCGGAGATGGCCGCAATGAGTAAAGA GTTGCAGAGTTCAAGTGTTGTTTCTTCTTTACCAAAGTACAAACAAAGTCCAAGTAGACGCACCAAAAGTAGGTGGGAGCCAATAGCTGAGGAAAAGTTGGTTGAGAAAATGCCATCTGTTACTCCTGTTTCAGTAAAATCTGCTACCTGGAATCATGCTAAAGAAAAGGACAAAACG GTTTCTAATGGAAAATGGGAGAGCAAGGATAATAGCTGGACTAATGGGAAGTTTGTTCCATCACGTCAGCAAACTCCTGGTAAAAGTAATAAGAGGTCAGGGAAGAAGCCACggcttggtggtggtggttttaaTGCTGCTCAAAATAATGATGCTAGTGATAGTGATAAGGAGCAAGGTTTGACGGCATATTACTCGGGCGCAGCAGCATTAGCAAATCATCCAGATGAGAAGAAAAAGCGGGAGGATCGCTGTAAGCGTTTCGATAGAGGACCTCGAGCAGAGATGAAGCATTTCAGACCAAAAAACGCTTCTGCTACCGCGAACCTGTATACTAGGAAGGCCAGCGCTCTGGTGCTTAGCAAAAGTTATGAAGACAGTGAAAGCAGAGCAGTGGAAGATATTGATTGGGATTCTCTTACTGTGAAGGGAACCTGCCAGGAAATTGAGAAGCGTTACCTGCGCCTTACTTCTGCACCTGATCCAACCACT GTGAGACCAGAGAATGTGCTAGAAAAAGCTCTTCTGATGGTTCAGAATTCTCAAAAGAACTATCTTTACAAATGCGATCAGTTGAAATCAATACGTCAAGATTTGACCGTTCAACGAATTATCAATGTGCTCACAGTCAAG GTATATGAAACTCATGCCCGTTTAGCTCTAGAAGCTGGGGACTTGCCGGAGTTTAATCAG TGCCAATCACAATTACAGACCCTTTACTCAGAAGGAATTAAGGGGTGTCAGATGGAGTTTTCTGCTTACAGCTTACTTTGCGTGATCTTGCACTCTAATAACAACCGAGATCTCGTGGCGTCAATGGCAAG ATTGCCGAAGGAAGCAAAAAAACATGAGGCGGTAAAGCACGCACTTGCAGTCCGCACAGCCGTTACGTCAGGAAATTATGTGCTATTTTTCAGACTTTACAAGGCAGCACCAAACTTGAGTACCTGTCTTATGG ATCTTTATGTTGAGAAGATGCGGTTTGAAGCAGTGAAATGCATGTCGAAATCATATCGCCCTACAGTCCCAGTCAGTTTTGTCGCACAGGTTCTTGGGTTTACCAGTTCGTCGCAATCAACTGAAGGAAAAATTGATGAGAAAGACACTGATGGGTTGGAGGAGTGTGAGGAGTGGTTGAAGGCACATGGTGCGTGCCTTAATGCTGACAGTGGTGGGGAGTTGCAGTTTGATACAAAG GCGTCATCCTCAAGCCTTTTCATGCCAGAACCAGAAGATGCAGTTGCCCATGGAGATACGAGTCTTGCTGTTAACGATTTTATGACTCGGACATCCTAG
- the LOC113310812 gene encoding SAC3 family protein A-like isoform X1: MMHQGGGNIDAYGHQFDNSLQEKNQVADVNQGQSSVYPSFMLPPPPPLTGSQPAPWAMHRTENSSVDNAVHTNTGYHPEQKTDPPPRNVQDGLNTSSHAAASSTVGVANGTPDYSGYASYSTSNDPYGYGTTGYQNYYYGYQQQANQPYTPQVGGPQNSGAPYQPLTSFQNSGSYAGSASYSSTYYNTGDYQTSGGLASSDYGSQTTQANLWNDASYANYPSHQYSGYTPADSSSARSSSTVAPAADYYEQHYKQQWADYYSQTSSDVTCAPGTENKSTTGASTHGSQIPGVPGGYPISHTQPPPPPPPGTTSWQPQVNSSGTWDPDPSLSGSASWRPESISAATTSWKQEPTSYGTTSWKPEPTPSNTASWRPEPTSSNTTSWRPEPTPSNSTSWKPDPPSTSWKPEPPSSSWTPEPTPSSTTSWRPEPTSTSTMSWRPEPTSSGLPTVQQVSQVTGDAYDGYWRQGSAAFQNHHVSHTPSHFQKPLDPNPVPHENSHNIQQTACSQGPTSHFPATHHGAQTYASVLQSGSSMDTRRANKLQIATNPRIAQNVAVGLPKTDKDGSTNDAAAKPAYISVLMSKPGSAASSRGPADSVLKPGAFPVSLRAYVERALSRCKDDLQKAACQNIMKEMITRTSSDGTLFTKDWDTEPLFPLPEMAAMSKELQSSSVVSSLPKYKQSPSRRTKSRWEPIAEEKLVEKMPSVTPVSVKSATWNHAKEKDKTVSNGKWESKDNSWTNGKFVPSRQQTPGKSNKRSGKKPRLGGGGFNAAQNNDASDSDKEQGLTAYYSGAAALANHPDEKKKREDRCKRFDRGPRAEMKHFRPKNASATANLYTRKASALVLSKSYEDSESRAVEDIDWDSLTVKGTCQEIEKRYLRLTSAPDPTTVRPENVLEKALLMVQNSQKNYLYKCDQLKSIRQDLTVQRIINVLTVKVYETHARLALEAGDLPEFNQCQSQLQTLYSEGIKGCQMEFSAYSLLCVILHSNNNRDLVASMARLPKEAKKHEAVKHALAVRTAVTSGNYVLFFRLYKAAPNLSTCLMDLYVEKMRFEAVKCMSKSYRPTVPVSFVAQVLGFTSSSQSTEGKIDEKDTDGLEECEEWLKAHGACLNADSGGELQFDTKASSSSLFMPEPEDAVAHGDTSLAVNDFMTRTS; this comes from the exons AAAAACCAGGTTGCAGATGTAAATCAAGGACAGTCATCTGTATATCCATCCTTTATGCtgccacctccaccaccactaacAGGGTCTCAACCTGCGCCATGGGCCATGCACAGGACGGAAAACAGCTCAGTGGATAATGCAGTTCATACGAATACTGGCTATCATCCTGAGCAGAAGACTGATCCTCCACCAAGAAATGTACAAGATGGTTTGAATACTTCATCACATGCTGCAGCTTCATCTACTGTGGGAGTAGCCAATGGAACACCAGATTATTCTGGCTATGCATCGTATTCAACTTCTAACGATCCTTATGGTTATGGAACCACTGGATATCAGAATTACTACTATGGATACCAGCAGCAAGCTAATCAACCGTATACTCCTCAAGTTGGAGGGCCTCAAAACTCAGGTGCTCCTTATCAGCCTCTTACCTCATTTCAGAATTCAGGCTCTTATGCGGGGTCTGCAAGTTATTCAAGCACTTACTACAATACTGGTGATTATCAGACATCTGGAGGGTTAGCAAGCAGCGACTACGGTAGTCAAACAACTCAGGCCAACTTATGGAATGATGCTAGCTATGCAAATTATCCCTCTCATCAGTACTCAGGCTACACACCTGCAGATTCAAGCAGCGCTCGAAGTTCCAGTACTGTAGCTCCTGCTGCTGATTATTATGAACAACACTACAAACAGCAGTGGGCTGATTATTATAGTCAAACTTCATCAGATGTTACTTGTGCTCCTGGAACAGAAAACAAATCCACCACCGGTGCGTCTACTCATGGTTCTCAAATTCCTGGTGTTCCCGGTGGGTATCCTATATCACATACTCAACCACCCCCACCTCCACCCCCTGGCACCACGTCATGGCAACCCCAAGTCAATTCATCTGGCACATGGGATCCTGATCCCAGTTTGTCGGGTTCCGCATCATGGCGACCAGAGTCTATATCAGCTGCGACCACATCTTGGAAACAAGAACCTACGTCATATGGAACTACATCATGGAAACCTGAACCCACACCATCCAACACCGCATCTTGGAGACCTGAACCCACTTCATCTAACACCACATCATGGAGACCTGAACCCACTCCGTCTAACAGCACATCATGGAAACCTGACCCGCCTTCCACATCATGGAAACCTGAGCCACCTTCCTCATCATGGACACCTGAACCAACTCCATCCAGTACCACATCATGGAGACCTGAACCCACTTCAACCAGCACCATGTCATGGAGACCAGAACCCACTTCATCTGGGTTGCCTACTGTGCAG CAGGTGAGTCAAGTAACAGGTGATGCATATGACGGTTACTGGAGACAGGGTTCAGCTGCTTTCCAAAATCATCATGTCAGCCATACTCCATCACATTTCCAGAAACCTTTGGACCCAAATCCAGTTCCACACGAAAATTCCCATAATATTCAGCAGACTGCTTGTTCTCAAGGACCTACTTCACATTTTCCTGCTACACATCATGGTGCTCAGACTTATGCCTCAGTGTTGCAATCTGGTTCTTCAATGGATACACGGCGAGCAAACAAACTGCAGATCGCCACAAATCCCAGAATCGCACAGAACGTGGCCGTAGGCTTGCCGAAAACTGACAAGGATGGCTCCACAAATGATGCAGCAGCAAAACCGGCCTATATCAGTGTTTTGATGTCAAAGCCTGGTTCAGCAGCTTCTTCTCGTGGTCCTGCTGATTCTGTGCTTAAG CCCGGAGCATTCCCTGTATCATTACGTGCTTATGTGGAAAGAGCTTTATCTCGGTGTAAGGATGATTTACAAAAGGCAGCTTGTCAGAATATAATGAAGGAG ATGATTACAAGGACGTCATCTGATGGTACACTTTTCACTAAAGATTGGGATACAGAACCACTTTTCCCATTACCGGAGATGGCCGCAATGAGTAAAGA GTTGCAGAGTTCAAGTGTTGTTTCTTCTTTACCAAAGTACAAACAAAGTCCAAGTAGACGCACCAAAAGTAGGTGGGAGCCAATAGCTGAGGAAAAGTTGGTTGAGAAAATGCCATCTGTTACTCCTGTTTCAGTAAAATCTGCTACCTGGAATCATGCTAAAGAAAAGGACAAAACG GTTTCTAATGGAAAATGGGAGAGCAAGGATAATAGCTGGACTAATGGGAAGTTTGTTCCATCACGTCAGCAAACTCCTGGTAAAAGTAATAAGAGGTCAGGGAAGAAGCCACggcttggtggtggtggttttaaTGCTGCTCAAAATAATGATGCTAGTGATAGTGATAAGGAGCAAGGTTTGACGGCATATTACTCGGGCGCAGCAGCATTAGCAAATCATCCAGATGAGAAGAAAAAGCGGGAGGATCGCTGTAAGCGTTTCGATAGAGGACCTCGAGCAGAGATGAAGCATTTCAGACCAAAAAACGCTTCTGCTACCGCGAACCTGTATACTAGGAAGGCCAGCGCTCTGGTGCTTAGCAAAAGTTATGAAGACAGTGAAAGCAGAGCAGTGGAAGATATTGATTGGGATTCTCTTACTGTGAAGGGAACCTGCCAGGAAATTGAGAAGCGTTACCTGCGCCTTACTTCTGCACCTGATCCAACCACT GTGAGACCAGAGAATGTGCTAGAAAAAGCTCTTCTGATGGTTCAGAATTCTCAAAAGAACTATCTTTACAAATGCGATCAGTTGAAATCAATACGTCAAGATTTGACCGTTCAACGAATTATCAATGTGCTCACAGTCAAG GTATATGAAACTCATGCCCGTTTAGCTCTAGAAGCTGGGGACTTGCCGGAGTTTAATCAG TGCCAATCACAATTACAGACCCTTTACTCAGAAGGAATTAAGGGGTGTCAGATGGAGTTTTCTGCTTACAGCTTACTTTGCGTGATCTTGCACTCTAATAACAACCGAGATCTCGTGGCGTCAATGGCAAG ATTGCCGAAGGAAGCAAAAAAACATGAGGCGGTAAAGCACGCACTTGCAGTCCGCACAGCCGTTACGTCAGGAAATTATGTGCTATTTTTCAGACTTTACAAGGCAGCACCAAACTTGAGTACCTGTCTTATGG ATCTTTATGTTGAGAAGATGCGGTTTGAAGCAGTGAAATGCATGTCGAAATCATATCGCCCTACAGTCCCAGTCAGTTTTGTCGCACAGGTTCTTGGGTTTACCAGTTCGTCGCAATCAACTGAAGGAAAAATTGATGAGAAAGACACTGATGGGTTGGAGGAGTGTGAGGAGTGGTTGAAGGCACATGGTGCGTGCCTTAATGCTGACAGTGGTGGGGAGTTGCAGTTTGATACAAAG GCGTCATCCTCAAGCCTTTTCATGCCAGAACCAGAAGATGCAGTTGCCCATGGAGATACGAGTCTTGCTGTTAACGATTTTATGACTCGGACATCCTAG